From a single Arachis hypogaea cultivar Tifrunner chromosome 3, arahy.Tifrunner.gnm2.J5K5, whole genome shotgun sequence genomic region:
- the LOC112790146 gene encoding nod factor hydrolase protein 1-like, with translation MSMHCLLHSVTFTTLLMAIATAITTVRATVTASSSPIKGSYWFDQETFPVSAINTTYLRHIFYAFLLPSNTTYTLEITASNATSLLKFTTTLRSKYPPVKTLVSIGGAASDAALFARIAGNADARAAFIGSSIVVARRFGFDGLDLDWEFPRTAVEMSDLAVLLRQWRIAILAESELTGRPPLLLTAAVYFASDFILAAGPAPSYPVIAMNKTLDFINVMSYDLHGAWNNDTGAPAALFDPKGNVNVVYGLRSWVRAGICPKKVVMGLPLYGKKWTLLDPNVTEIGAAAIGIKPESGGDVPYFQIEVFNKESDATVVYDPDTVSAYSYAGTSWVGYDDPMTVTVKIGFAQALGLRGYFFWVAGFDRDWKIIEQDAGREVSR, from the coding sequence ATGTCAATGCACTGTCTACTACATTCCGTCACTTTCACAACACTGCTCATGGCAATAGCCACAGCCATAACCACCGTCCGCGCCACCGTCACTGCTTCTTCTTCACCCATCAAAGGTTCATACTGGTTTGATCAAGAAACATTTCCAGTTTCCGCCATAAACACAACCTATCTCAGACACATCTTCTACGCGTTCCTCTTACCCAGCAACACGACCTACACCCTCGAAATCACCGCTTCCAACGCCACCAGCCTCTTGAAATTCACCACCACCCTCCGCTCCAAGTACCCTCCCGTCAAAACCTTAGTCTCCATCGGCGGCGCCGCCAGTGACGCTGCTCTCTTCGCTCGCATCGCCGGAAACGCAGATGCGCGAGCCGCCTTTATTGGCTCCTCCATAGTCGTCGCGCGCCGTTTCGGCTTTGACGGCCTCGACCTCGACTGGGAGTTCCCGCGCACTGCGGTGGAGATGAGCGACCTCGCCGTCCTCCTCCGACAGTGGCGTATTGCGATCCTCGCCGAGTCAGAGCTTACCGGCCGTCCGCCGCTTCTCCTAACAGCCGCCGTCTACTTCGCCAGTGACTTCATCCTCGCCGCCGGTCCGGCGCCGTCGTACCCGGTGATCGCTATGAATAAGACCCTTGACTTTATCAACGTCATGAGCTACGACCTCCACGGAGCGTGGAACAACGATACCGGAGCTCCAGCAGCGTTATTCGACCCGAAAGGGAATGTAAATGTTGTTTACGGGCTTCGGTCATGGGTTCGGGCTGGGATCTGCCCGAAGAAGGTGGTTATGGGTTTACCCCTTTATGGGAAGAAGTGGACCCTACTTGACCCGAATGTGACTGAAATTGGAGCAGCAGCTATTGGGATAAAACCCGAATCCGGTGGGGATGTGCCTTATTTTCAGATTGAGGTGTTTAATAAGGAAAGTGATGCCACCGTCGTGTACGATCCAGATACGGTGTCGGCGTATTCGTACGCGGGAACGTCATGGGTCGGGTACGATGACCCAATGACAGTGACCGTGAAGATTGGGTTTGCTCAGGCTCTGGGACTTCGTGGATATTTCTTCTGGG